One Camelina sativa cultivar DH55 chromosome 3, Cs, whole genome shotgun sequence genomic window carries:
- the LOC104776013 gene encoding germin-like protein subfamily T member 1, with protein MTTTLQISSSLFTYFFLKFCLFVIPSLSSDSDPLQDFCFGDLKASPSINGFPCKSAVSLSDFFYSGLGGPLDTSNSDGYAVAPANVLTFPGLNTLGLSMNDVELDPDGVNPPHSHPRASEVGTVIEGLVFVGFLTTNNTLYSKTLEAGEAFVIPRGLVHFQWNVGRVRARLITAFNSQLPGTVVLPNTLFGSNPPIPNAILVRAFRTDFTTVRNLKSNFSGCSF; from the coding sequence ATGACTACTACTCTccaaatctcttcttctcttttcacaTATTTCTTTCTAAAGTTCTGTCTCTTCGTAATCCCATCTCTCTCATCTGATTCTGATCCTTTACAAGACTTCTGTTTTGGCGATCTCAAAGCTTCTCCATCTATCAATGGCTTCCCTTGCAAGTCAGCCGTGTCTCTTTCTGACTTCTTCTACTCCGGCTTAGGTGGTCCCTTAGACACGTCGAACTCTGACGGTTATGCTGTTGCTCCCGCCAACGTCCTTACCTTTCCAGGTCTAAACACCTTAGGACTGTCGATGAACGACGTTGAATTAGATCCAGACGGTGTGAATCCGCCTCACTCGCACCCACGGGCAAGCGAAGTAGGTACTGTGATCGAAGGCTTGGTCTTTGTCGGGTTCTTGACTACCAACAACACTCTTTACTCGAAGACTTTAGAAGCCGGAGAAGCATTTGTTATCCCTAGAGGATTGGTTCATTTCCAATGGAACGTTGGCCGAGTGAGAGCGCGTTTGATAACCGCTTTTAACAGCCAGCTCCCAGGAACAGTTGTTCTGCCTAATACTCTGTTTGGTTCGAACCCTCCAATTCCAAACGCAATATTGGTCAGAGCGTTTAGGACTGATTTTACAACTGTGCGCAATCTCAAGTCCAACTTTTCTGGTTGCAgcttttaa
- the LOC104776014 gene encoding germin-like protein subfamily T member 2 — protein sequence MTTTLSLSFFLTLCLFVIPSLSSDSDPLQDFCVGDLKASPSINGFPCKSAVSASDFFFSGLGAPLNTTNANGVAVSPANVLTFPGLNTLGLSMNNVEFAPGGVNPPHSHPRATEAGVVIEGSVFVGFLTTNNTLFSKVIHAGEMFVVPRGLVHFQWNVGKGKARLITAFNNQLPGSAVLPSSLFGSNPTIPNPVLTKTFRTDDVTVNKLKSMFAV from the coding sequence ATGACGACTACTCTTTCCCTATCTTTCTTTCTAACGCTATGCCTTTTCGTAATCCCATCTCTCTCATCTGATTCTGATCCTTTACAAGACTTCTGCGTTGGCGATCTCAAAGCTTCTCCTTCAATCAATGGCTTCCCTTGCAAGTCAGCCGTCTCCGCTtctgacttcttcttctctggctTAGGTGCTCCTTTAAACACCACGAACGCTAACGGGGTAGCCGTGTCTCCCGCCAACGTCTTAACTTTTCCGGGTCTAAACACTTTAGGACTCTCGATGAACAACGTTGAATTCGCTCCAGGAGGTGTAAACCCGCCTCACTCGCACCCGCGTGCAACCGAAGCTGGAGTTGTGATCGAAGGATCGGTTTTTGTCGGGTTCTTGACTACTAACAACACTCTGTTCTCGAAGGTTATACATGCCGGAGAGATGTTCGTTGTCCCTAGAGGATTGGTTCATTTCCAATGGAATGTTGGTAAAGGGAAAGCGCGTTTGATAACCGCTTTTAACAATCAGCTTCCAGGATCAGCTGTTCTGCCTAGTTCTCTGTTTGGCTCAAACCCTACGATTCCAAATCCTGTTTTGACCAAAACGTTTAGGACTGATGATGTAACTGTGAACAAACTCAAGTCCATGTTTGCTGTTTGA